The following coding sequences are from one Candidatus Dependentiae bacterium window:
- a CDS encoding UDP-N-acetylglucosamine--N-acetylmuramyl-(pentapeptide) pyrophosphoryl-undecaprenol N-acetylglucosamine transferase: MSQIFLNAALTTICFVAGKSGGHLLPCITQATQIINQNTNAQLYIFSSGGDLDKKIIEKHNHLKHYIPATLDNPPYQKPWLYPWFACKTAFYFCKSMYKLYKIKPQKVISFGGFISIPVCIAAKCLGIPFELYELNVEPGKTILFLSKFTKNIYTCFDSTKKYFPRNTCIHFDYPIRFTQNDKALDTNLLLSSYNFSPERKTIVILGGSQGSILLNEVMKETIEKYPALSSKIQIVHQTGKEDTFDYAKFYHDSHIPCQVFAYHEKLQDFYNLADLIISRAGAGTLFEIKFFGKNCITIPHETANTNHQIKNVLELQIENPDQFKIIKQADFNPSTLYQELEKLLPMLQQ; this comes from the coding sequence ATGTCACAAATTTTCTTAAACGCTGCTTTAACAACGATATGCTTTGTTGCTGGGAAATCTGGTGGTCACCTTCTTCCATGCATCACTCAAGCAACACAAATCATAAACCAAAATACAAACGCTCAACTTTATATTTTTTCATCCGGTGGTGACTTAGATAAAAAAATTATTGAAAAACATAATCATCTGAAACATTACATTCCTGCAACCTTAGATAATCCTCCATACCAAAAGCCTTGGCTTTATCCTTGGTTTGCATGTAAAACTGCTTTTTATTTTTGTAAGAGTATGTACAAACTTTATAAAATCAAACCTCAAAAGGTCATAAGCTTTGGTGGATTTATTTCTATTCCTGTCTGCATAGCAGCAAAATGTCTTGGGATTCCCTTTGAACTTTATGAACTTAATGTGGAACCAGGAAAAACAATCCTGTTTCTTTCAAAATTTACCAAAAATATTTATACCTGCTTTGACTCAACTAAAAAATATTTTCCACGAAACACATGTATTCACTTTGACTACCCAATTCGCTTCACGCAAAACGATAAAGCACTTGACACAAACTTACTGCTGAGCAGCTATAACTTTTCACCTGAGCGCAAAACTATTGTGATTTTAGGCGGTTCGCAAGGATCGATACTACTCAATGAAGTTATGAAAGAAACAATCGAAAAATATCCAGCATTATCAAGCAAAATTCAAATAGTCCATCAAACTGGCAAAGAGGACACATTTGATTATGCAAAGTTTTATCATGATTCTCATATTCCATGCCAAGTTTTTGCATACCATGAAAAGTTGCAAGATTTTTATAACCTTGCGGATTTAATCATATCAAGAGCCGGAGCTGGAACCCTTTTTGAAATTAAATTTTTTGGAAAAAATTGTATCACGATTCCACACGAAACGGCAAACACAAATCATCAAATTAAAAACGTTCTCGAGCTACAAATCGAGAATCCAGATCAATTTAAAATAATCAAACAGGCTGACTTTAATCCATCGACTCTTTACCAGGAGCTTGAAAAGTTATTGCCTATGTTGCAGCAATAG